The stretch of DNA GCCGGGCCACCCGGCAGATGATCGCTAAAGCGGGCCGCGACGGTGTCCCCACGGTGTTTGACCGCGTCCGGGGACGCAGGACCTGTGCTTTCGGGTCCGGCGGGACCTGCTGCCGTATCTGCGCGATGGGTCCCTGTCAGGTGAGGGAAAACGGCCCCGGAGCGGGGAGCGGCGTCTGCGGAGCTACTCCCGCCACCATCGCCGCGCGGAATTTCGGACGCATGATCGCCGCCGGCACCGCCGCGCACTGCGACCACGCCCGGGAGGTGATCGCCACCGCGCTGGAGGCCTTGCACAGTGAGAACGCCATCTACTCCGTCCGGGATCCGGAAAAGGTACGGGCGCTGGCCGGGGTTCTCGGCCTCACCCCGAAGGATACCGGGCCCGGCGGACTGGCGAGACAAGTCGCCGAGATGCTGAAGGGCGAGTTCGGGAGTCAAGACGGCGAGCTGCTTTTTGCCCGCCGGGCGCCCGCGAAGCGCTACGAAATCTGGCGCCGCCTCGAAGTCATTCCCCGCGGGATCGACCGCGAGGTCGTGGAGATGCTCCACCGCACCAGTGTGGGCGTGGACCAGGACTTCGAACACCTGATGCTCCAGGGTATGCGGACGGCTCTCGCCGATGGATGGGGCGGCTCCATGATCGCCACCGAATTGCAGGACGTGCTCTTCGGCGCGCCCCGCCCGACGCGCGGGAGAGTCAACCTCGGCGTCTTACGAGAGGACCATGTGAACATCGTGGTGCACGGGCACGAGCCGATGCTGCCGATGGCCGTGGTGGAGGCGGCACGCGACGAGGACCTGCTGGCCAGGGCCCGGGACGCCGGAGCGCGGGGAATCAACGTTGTCGGCATCTGTTGCACCGCCAACGAACTCCTGATGCGCCAGGGTGTTCCCGTGGCCGGGAGCGTGCTTCAGCAGGAACTGGCCATTATTACCGGCGCCGTGGATCTGATGATGGTCGATGTGCAATGCGTGATGCAGGGCCTTGCCAATGTCGCGGCGTGTTATCATACCGCGCTGGTGACCACCTCGCCCAGGGCGCGCATTGAAGGGGTTGCACATGTCGAGTTTGATCCCGCGCACGCCGACAAGACGGCCCGGGAGTTGATCATCAAGGCCGTTGAAAACTTCCCGCGGCGCGGCGTGGTTGAAATCCCGCGGGAAGAGATGGATGTGGTCGCAGGCTTCTCGCACGAGGCGATCCGTTACATGCTCGGCGGCCGTTTCCGGGCCGGCTACGGCCCGCTCAACGAGAACATCATCAACGGGCGCATCCGGGGTGTCGCGGCCGTGGTGGGCTGTTCGAACCCGCGGGTGCGCTTCGGGGACCTGCACACCGCCGTGGTCAGGGAACTGATCGCGAACAATGTCCTGGTGCTCACCACCGGCTGCGCGGCCATCAACTGCGCCAAGGAAGGGCTCCTGGTCCCGGAAGCGGCCGACCTGGCCGGATCCGGCCTCCGGGAGGTCTGCGAAGCGGTGGGCATTCCGCCGGTGCTGCACTGCGGTTCCTGCGTCGACAACAGCCGTTTGCTGGTGGCGGCCACGGAAATGGTGCGGCAGGGAGGCCTCGGCGACGATATCGCCGACCTCCCGCTCGCCGGATGCGCGCCCGAATGGATGAGCGAAAAGGCGATCGCCATCGGACAGTACTTTGTAACCAGCGGCGTAACGGTCGGTTTCGGCGTCGGATTCCCCACACTCGGTAGCGAGAGGTTCTCGCGCTTCCTTTTTGAGGATATCGCCAGGCTTACCGGCGGCAGGTGGTTCTTTGAGCCGGATCCGATGCTGATGGCCCGCCGGATCGTCGAGCACATCGACGCCCGGAGGCGGGCGCTCGGCATTGAGCAGGCCAGAGAACGCGTGCTGTTCGATATGGAGATGCGCCGGCAGATCGGGGCGGGATAGGAGGATCACAATGACAGCCAGGGTTTTGGACGGTAAGGCGACAGCCGCCGTGATCCGCGCGGAGGTCGCCGGGGAGGTTGAGGTGTTCGCCGCCGAACGGGGATTCGCTCCCGGCCTGGCGGTGGTGGTCGTCGGCGATGATCCCGCGTCACAGACC from Thermoanaerobacterales bacterium encodes:
- the cooS gene encoding anaerobic carbon-monoxide dehydrogenase catalytic subunit, producing the protein MNRENHLTVCRATRQMIAKAGRDGVPTVFDRVRGRRTCAFGSGGTCCRICAMGPCQVRENGPGAGSGVCGATPATIAARNFGRMIAAGTAAHCDHAREVIATALEALHSENAIYSVRDPEKVRALAGVLGLTPKDTGPGGLARQVAEMLKGEFGSQDGELLFARRAPAKRYEIWRRLEVIPRGIDREVVEMLHRTSVGVDQDFEHLMLQGMRTALADGWGGSMIATELQDVLFGAPRPTRGRVNLGVLREDHVNIVVHGHEPMLPMAVVEAARDEDLLARARDAGARGINVVGICCTANELLMRQGVPVAGSVLQQELAIITGAVDLMMVDVQCVMQGLANVAACYHTALVTTSPRARIEGVAHVEFDPAHADKTARELIIKAVENFPRRGVVEIPREEMDVVAGFSHEAIRYMLGGRFRAGYGPLNENIINGRIRGVAAVVGCSNPRVRFGDLHTAVVRELIANNVLVLTTGCAAINCAKEGLLVPEAADLAGSGLREVCEAVGIPPVLHCGSCVDNSRLLVAATEMVRQGGLGDDIADLPLAGCAPEWMSEKAIAIGQYFVTSGVTVGFGVGFPTLGSERFSRFLFEDIARLTGGRWFFEPDPMLMARRIVEHIDARRRALGIEQARERVLFDMEMRRQIGAG